The genome window CAACATCAAAGCTGATAATTGATGGATGAGCATCAAGTCCTAAAAGCTTCAAAACATATTGTTCCGTTATATTTTTATTGCCACTCATATCAATATGAGTAATCAAAAAACCAAAATTCGACGTCACAAACCTTATAATTTTGTCGATATGACTGCTAGAAACAATTCCATAAAATAAGGAAAGCAAGAAAAAAGAAAAAACGGCAAAAGAACCAAAATAACGCGGCACATGAATATCAACTAATACAAATTGCGACATAAATCGGAGAAAGCGACGATAAAAACGTGGAAAAATCGGCACTAACAGCACCTTTAAGACTCCTATTTTACCAACATTTAACGCATACATGACGCGTCCTCCACTATCCATTTAACAATGTCGCTATAAGTACGACCACTTGCTTTTGCAATATCCGGCACAAGAGACGTTGCTGTCATACCGGGCTGTGTATTAATTTCGAGCCAAATCAACTCTTCTGTTTCTTCATTAAAACGAAAATCAGAACGACTAACACCTCGACAACCTATCGCTTGATGGGCTGCTAAAGATATTCTTTGCACTTTTTGGTAAATATTTAATGAAAGTTGTGCAGGACAAATATGAATAGAACCACCAGACTTGTATTTTGAATCATAATCATAAAACTGAAAATGTTGATCAGGTATAATTTCACAAACATCTAGAACTTCATCACCTAAAACAGCGCAGGTAAGCTCCCGACCAGGAATATATTTTTCAACAATCACCTCATCTTCATACTTCCACTCAGAACTTGCAATATTACGGGGTGGGCATATTTCATCATCACTCACAATAACAACACCAAAACTTGATCCTTCACGCACAGGTTTAATTACATAAGGTGGCTCCAGAGGATGTTCCGACCCAATTGAAAAACGGCTCATTACATAAGAAGGAGCAACAGGTACACCAACACTAGCGGCAATAATTTTTGCTCGTCCTTTATCCATTGCTAATGCTGAAGCCATCACTCCAGAATGCGTATAAGGAATTTTTAAGTATTCAAGAATGCCTTGAATACGCCCATCTTCACCAAATGAGCCATGTAATGCATTAAAAGCAATATGTGGTTGTAGTTTCTCAAGAACAGAAGCAATACGACTATCAACATCGACACAGGTTACATAATAGTCATGCGCTTTAAGAACGTTAGCGCAAGCAGAACCCGAAGATAAACTTACAGACCTCTCTGATGAAAGCCCTCCCATCAATACAGCTATATGCTTACCTTTTATAACCACTTATCCCTCTTTATATACTAAATACAGAATATATAAAAATAAAAAATACTATATATAGGAAAGAACTAGATTTATCTTTGCGAATCAATAATCTAGCATTTTCTCTAATGAATCAGACTCAAGCGCTTGACGCAAGAGCTTCTCTGTTAATTTATTGATTTTTAATAGAAATTTTTTCCTATCTCTTTGAAATGACTCAATTTTTTAGTTACCTAAAAAATCAACTATTCTGAATTAAAAGAAGGAACAACACGACCTTGTTCAAATTGACCAATACGTTGTATTTCCCATTGTAACAAATGTCCTGAATGAGCAAAAACACGAGCACGTACTACTTCACCTAATTTTTCAAGATCATAGCCTGTTGCTTGACCAGTATTAATCATAAAATTACAGTGCATCTTACTTATTTGAGCACCACCAACCTCTAAACCGCGGCAACCTGCCTCATCAATAACACGCCATGCAGATGTCCCTACAGGATTACGAAAAGTAGACCCACCTGTTTTTTCACGAATAGGTTGCACCTTCTGCCGATGAAGAACAACTTCATTCATAGCAGCACGGATACGATTCCTATTCCCTTGCTCTCCTTCTAATAAGGCAGCAGTAACAACAAAATTATCAGGAATATCGCAACAACGATAAGAATAATGTATATCATTCACACTCAAGATATGGTATTGTCCCTTACGATCAATTGCATAGACTTCAATAACACGCTCAGCAGTTTCAATACCATTAGCTCCAGCATTCATTTTTAATGCTCCTCCACAACCACCAGGAATACCATGATAAAAATGAAAACCAGAAAGCTCAGCCTCTAAAGCTGCTGCAGCCAAATGCTTACCTGCCACCGCAGCACCAACCAAAAAGCGCTTCGATGACACTCGTTTCAACTGTCCAAAACCTTTCGCTGAAAGACGAATAACAACACCAGGGATACCCCCATCACGTACCAAAAGGTTAGAGCCGATCCCCACAATCGTTACAGGAATAGATTCAGGCAAAGATTGAAAAAATAAAACTAAATCTGCTTCATTAGAAGGCTGGTAAAAAATCTCAGCGAATCCACCGGTGCGAAACCACGTCACCTTACGCATATCAAAATTGGGCGTTAATTTGCCCTGTATACCACTTAATGCCGGCTGTAATTTCTTTAACAGCCCTTCACCATCAATCGGCTGAAAGCTCATCATTGTTATCAAGTACCACTAATTGATTGGGCAATGCGTAAGCCCATTGTGTAATGCAACCAGCACCAAGAAAAACTACATAATCACCAGATTTAGCTAATGTAGATACAATAGAAGTAACATCTTCCAAAGTATTAATCAAACGCACATCACGGTGACCAGCCATCTGAATATGCTCTACTAATTCTTTAGAACTAAAACCAGCTATTGGCTCCTCACCAGCTCCATAAACCGGTGTAATCATCACTGTATCCGCATCATTAAAACAAGCAGAAAAATCATCAAACAAATGATATAAACGCGTATAACGATGTGGTTGCACAACTGCAATGACTCGTCCTTGTGCGCTCTCACGTGCTGCATGCAAAACAGCTTTTATTTCGGTTGGATGATGTCCATAATCATCAAATATCTCAACTCCATTCCAATCCCCTGTTTTCGTAAAACGTCGTTTTACACCTCCAAACTCTGCTAATCCTTTTTTTATAGCTTCAGGTGAAACGCCCAGTTCATGTGCAACAGCAATTGCCGCAGTAGCATTAGAAACATTATGCTTCCCGGACATTGGTAAAATCAAATTGTTGATTTCAGTTTTTTCTCCTTTTTTTTGTGATCGAATGAGTATATCAAAACGCGTTTTTTGACCTTCCATCGAAAGATTAAGAAAACGAACATCTGCTTGTGGGTTTGCACCATACGTAACCACCCAACGATCATGAATACGACTAGCTAATGTCTGAACTTCTGGATGATCAAGACACATAACAGCAAAACCATAAAAAGGCACATTTTCTACAAACTGCCGAAAAGCTTCACGTAAAGCATTAAAATTGCCATAATGGTCTAAATGCTCAACATCAATGTTAGTAACCACAGCTATATCAGCAGGTAATTTTAAAAATGTCCCGTCACTTTCATCAGCCTCAACCACCATCCAATTCCCGCCTCCCATACGTGCATTGGTCCCATAAGCATTGATAATACCACCATTAATGACTATCGGATCAAAACGACCTGAATCAAGAAGTGCAGCTACCATTGACGTAGTCGTTGTTTTTCCATGTGTACCACCAATAGCAATTGTCCGACGAAAACGCATTAACTCAGCAAGCATTTCTGCACGCTTAACAATCGGTAAATGCCTCTTTTTGGCAGCAATATATTCAGGATTCGTTTTCTTAATGGCAGTAGAAATAATAACAACTTCTGCTGCTCCTAAATTTTCAGCATGATGCCCTAAATAAATATTAATTCCCTTATTCTTTAGGCGTTCAACATTTGCGTTATGAGTTTGATCGGATCCTTGAACTTTATAACCAAGATTATGAAGAACTTCAGCAATTCCGCTCATGCCTATACCTCCAATTCCTATAAAGTGTATGAGGCCAATATTAAGCGGCATTTTCATCAAAAAACTCCTTTTTAATATCTGATAATGATCGTCCTTGAATCAACGCTTCAATCATATTCGCTAAAATAACAGTCGCATGAGGTTGCCCAACATTTTTTGCAGCTAGCGCCTGTTTTTCCAATAAGTGTGGCTCATAACAGACTTTTGTCAAGAGAGAAGCAAGTGTTTGTGTATTTAAATCTTTTTCTATTATAATCTGAGCACCTCCCATTTCAGAGAGTTTAACCGCATTCTCTTCTTGATCGTGATCAAGAGCATAAGGATATGGAATAAGTAAAGCTGGTCGACCAATCACAGCTATTTCACAAACTGTTGAAGCACCAGCACGTGACATAATAAAATGCGACTGAGCGATATGTTCAGCCATATTATCAAAAAAACGTGCAATTTCTGCCTGTACTCCCATATCATGATAAATTTTCATTAGATCTACGGTTTCATCATAAACCTGCTGAACAATACGTAAACGTTCCCGTATATTTTGATCAAGTAAGGCAACTGCTCCAGGAACAACTTGTGAAAAAAAAGCCGCCCCTTGACTACCACCAAAAACTAAAAAATGAAATGGTTGTTCACCCGTAGAAGAACGATAAGGAATCTTTGCAGCTTGAAGAACAGACTTACGAACAGGATTACCTGTAAGGAATGTTTTATAATCATAAATACTGTTAGCTGATAATAAACCACCAGCAATAGCATTAACCCTAGATGCCAACAATCTATTAGCACGTCCCATAACAGCATTCTGCTCATGAATAAATGTCTTATATCCCATTAAGGTAGCAACTAAAACTGGCGGAAAAGTAGGATAACCACCAAACCCACCGACAAGAACAGGTCGCAATTTACAAAAAAGCATCCATGATTGAAACATCCCCTTTAGCAAATACCAAAATGTTTTTATAAGTGCAAAAGGACGACATCGTACAAAAGTTGCAGATGAAATAATATGAACGTGCTCTTCATCAAAATGACGTAAAAAACGTCTAGCTCTTTCATCTGTCGTCAAATGAACATCATATCCACGCTCTCTCAATTCAACAGCAAGCGCTTCTGCAGGAAAAAGATGCCCACCTGTACCACCAGCGGCCAAAACAATAACTTTTTTATGTTTCATAAGCAGAATCCGAAACAGAAGTTAAAAGAAAAGTTGAAACACGTGCTTCTGGCCAACGGCGTGTCAAACTTAGTAAAATGCCTATCGAAATTGCAATCGCTATCATAGATGAGCCACCATAAGAAATAAATGGTAGTGTCATACCCTTTGGAGGCATTAAATGAAGATTAACTGCCATATTAATCGCTGATTGAAAACCAATTATCATTGCCATACCAGTAATACCAAAACGTATGAAGATATCACGGGTGTTTAATGCTAAATAAAGAGAGCGTATAACAATAAAACCAAAAAGGGCTGTAATTAATAAACAAAGAATAATACCATATTCTTCAGCTGCAACGGAAAATACAAAATCTGTATGGCTATCAGGAATAATACGTTTAACTGTACCCTCACCAGGGCCTCGACCAAACCATCCACCATTCAAAATAGCTTCACGTCCTACATCAACCTGAAATGTATTACCTTCACCTGTTAAAAAACCATTGATACGTTCATGCACATGATGTACAAAAAAATAAACTAAAAAACCTCCTAAAATTCCTAGAATAAGAAATAAGAAGATAATAATAAGAGGTACACCTGCAACAAAAAACAAGCCACCCCATGTAGCACTTATTAAAAGTGTTTGACCAATATCTGGTTGCAAAACAAGAAGCATACAACAAATCACATATAGTGCAATAACCAACATATAGGTGAGAATACCCTTATGCTTTACCTGTATAGCAAAAAGCCAAGCGGATATAATAACAAAAGCCGGTTTCATAAACTCTGACGCTTGCAAAGAAACACCACATATAGAAATCCAACGCCGCGCTCCCTTTAACTCAAGACCAAATAACAAAGTTGCAATCATAAGTATAAGGTTCGTAATCAACAATAGAATACATAAACGGCGAATATTACGAGGTGAAAAAAAAGAAATAGTAATCATAGTAACAAATGCGGGAATACTAAAAATAATATGCCAACGAACAAAATAAAAACTATCAGCAATCCCAATTTTTTTTGCAACAGAGGGACTAGCTGCAAAAGATAACATAATACCAATTCCCATAAGAATCAGACAAGCAGTAAAGATAGAGCGATCAATTGTCCACCACCAATCGGAGATTGGGCCTCGATCTGTGCGAGTAATCATCATTTTCACTTTACATTTTATAATCACATCCAAAACAAAATGATATGATTTTCCTATTATCTTTAATAAACACTTAAAAACTTAAGTTACACTCAAAAAGATTCTAGACTGTTACATAAAACAACTTTTTATAAATCCTTCCTCTTTAACTGCATAACAAGAGAAACAAAAGTCTCCCCACGTACTTCATAATTCTTAAATTGATCATAACTTGCACAAGCTGGAGAAAACAAAATTACAGCGTCCTGCGTTACATCACAGGTTGCATCACTGGTCGCTTCGCGGACTGCATTTTCTAAAGTTAGACTCATCGAAAAAGGAAAAGAAGAACCAATAATGCGCGCAAAATTTTCTGCTGCAGTACCAATTAAATACGCTTTACGAATTTTATAAAAAAATCCTTTAAGAGCATCAATCCCACCTTCTTTTGCCTGTCCTCCAACAATCCAAAAAATATTGTTAAAAGTAGCAAGTGCAGAAGCAGACGCCTCTGCATTGGTAGCTTTACTATCATTAATAAACAAAATAGATCCAATCTTACACACCTGCTGCATTCGATGTGGAAGCCCTAAATAACTTGTTAAATGCTCTTCTATATCTAAGGTAGTAATTTTTAACATCTGCAAAGTTGCTAGAGCCATAAGAGCATTTCCCGCATTATGGTTTCCACGTAACGAAGTCATATTAGTCAAATCCGCAAGCAGATGACGATAACCATGACGAACAGAAAAAAGCTTTGTTCCTTCTACATAAAAACCATTTTTAATAAAACGCTCTTTAGAAACCGGCTCAATCTGATAACCTTCATCAAAGAGCTTTTGATATAAAGCACGACAAGCTAAACTATCAAATGAAATAAGAGCACGAGAAGCTTTAGAAATAACACGCTCTTTAACCTGTGTATAATGTTCAAAGCTACCATGGCGATCGATATGATCGGGTGTTAAATTCAACAAAAGACCAACAGTTGGCTGAAGAGATGGAGCTAATTCTATTTGAAATGATGAACATTCAATAACATAAATACGTTTTTTAACAAACGGTTTAAGCTTTAATATTGCTGTTCCAATATTTCCCCCTGTTTGCACATCATAACCCATTTTTTCTAAAAGATGGGAAAGTAAAGCAGTCGTTGTTGATTTACCATTTGTACCCGTAATAGCAATAAACGGAACATCCCAATCACAAAAACCATGTTGCTGTAAAAAAAGATTGCGAGCACGAACAAATAGCTCAATATCACCAATAATTTCTATATTTTCTTGACGTGCTTTTTCAACAACCCAATGTGGTCTTGGGTAAGTTAAAGGTATTCCAGGGGTTAAAATCAATGCAACAAATTCTGACCAATCCTCATGATATAAATTCTTTGTCGGAATGTTTTCCTTACAAGCAGCTTCCACACTAGAAAAATTATCATCCCAAGCAACTACTTCTGTACCACAAGAAATCAAAACTTTTGCTGTAGCTATTCCTGATTGCCCCAATCCAAATACAGCAACTTTTTGGCCTTTATAACACTCAACAGAAATCAAGATTTCACCTCAATTTAAGTGTTGAAAGACCGATCAACGCTAAGACAATTGCAATAATCCAAAAGCGTATCACGATCTGACTTTCTGTCCAACCTTTTTTCTCGAAATGATGATGTATCGGTGCCATAAGGAATACACGTTTTTTCGTTAGTTTGAACCAACCTACCTGAATAATAACTGACATCGCTTCTAAGACAAAAAGTCCGCCGATAACAGCTAAAACAATTTCATGCTTCGTTGCGACAGCAACAAGTCCTAATAATCCTCCAAGAGCCAAAGAGCCGGTATCTCCCATAAAAATAGCCGCTGGGGGTGCATTAAACCATAAAAAACCAAGACCAGCACCAAAAACTGCTCCGAGTAAAACAGCTAACTCACCTGTGCCCGCCACATAATGAATTTGTAAATAATCAGCAAAATTCACATTACCAGCAAGATAAGCAATCAATGCAAAAGATAAAGAGACAATCATTACGGGAACAATAGCAAGCCCATCAAGACCATCTGCCAAATTAACAGCATTACCCGTACCTACAATAACACAAGCGGTAAAAGGAATAAAAAACCAACTCAAATTAATAAAATAATCCTTTACAAAAGGCAAAGCTAATCCTGGTGAGCCAACTTTTAAAATAATAAAACAGGCAACGACAGCAATTATAAATTCCAAACTTAACCGTGCTTTTCCAGAAAAACCTTTATGTGTTTTCTTTGTCACCTTAAGATAATCATCATAAAAGCCAATCATCCCAAAAGAAAGCATAACAAACAATGACACCCAAAAATAAATATTTAATAAATCGCACCATAAAAATGCCGACACCATAATACCAATTAAAATCATTAATCCACCCATAGTAGGTGTCCCAGCTTTTTTAAAGTGAGTTTGAGGACCATCAGCTCGAATTGGTTGTCCTTGACCCTGCCGACTTTTAAGAAAAGAAATAATACTTGGACCAAACAAAAAAACAATTAAACCTGATGTCAGAATAGCCGCAACAGTTCGGAAAGTAATATACCGAAAAACATTAACACCTGGAATCCAGTCATTAAACAAAGAAAAAAATAGCATCATAGTGAAAAAAACCTAATTAAAATTATAAAGAAATCACTTTATAGCGATCAAGAATTACAGTCACAATATTTGATAAATAAATGCGATGAGATGATTTAATCATAATAAGATCTCCATTCGAAATTTCTGAAAAAACAAGTGGCAAAATTTCTTCAATATTTTCAGCATGATAAACGTTAACATAAGCAGAAAGATCATTGGCTAAAAACTTCATTTCTTTGCCAACCAAAAAAACCAAATGAGCACCAGAAACACATATAGGTTCCAGCAAATCACGATGTAATTTTTCACTGTGATTGCCTAATTCAAGCATATCACCCAAAATAGCAATTCGTCTCCCACTTACACCTATTGGTCCTGTCGCAAGAAGATCAAGAGCAGCACGCATAGAAGCAGGATTAGCATTATAACTTTCATCAATTAAATGAAACACACCACCATTTGGTAAAGATAGTTTATAAAGAGCTCCACGCCCTTTTTTAAGAGAAAAGCGACCTAAAGCAAGCGTAACATATGCTAAATCAGCACCAACCGCATCACAAGCAGCAAGAACACTTAAACCGTTTTGTACCATATGTTGGCCAGGTGCACCAATTTTAATCATTATATCTTTCTGATCAAGATGTACAATCATACAAGAGCAATTTTCTAAAAGACGAACCTCCTTCGCTTGATAATCAGCGCAATTAGATTGACCAAAACTTCGAATTTCATTCACACCACATTGTTTTGCTTTTTGAAGCAAATAAGAAAAAAAATGATCATCTGCATTTAAAAGAGCTATTCCGTCTTTGTCTAATCCTTCAAAAATTTCAGCCTTTGCATCTGCTATTTCTTCAAGATTTTTGAAAAATTCCATATGCCCAGCTGCAATACGAGTAATTAATACCACATGCGGACGAACCAAATTCACCAAAGGACGAATTTCATCTTTATGATTCATACCAATTTCAAAGATACCATAATCACTATCTATAGGCATTCGCGCCAAAGTTAGTGGAACACCCCAGCAATTATTAAAAGAAGCAAGATTAGCATGAACCTTTCCAACAGTCTCAAGTGCTTGTTTAAGAGCTTCTTTTGTTGTCGTTTTCCCTACAGAACCTGTAATAGCTATAATTTTAGCTTTTGAACGTTTACGCGCTGCTTGCGCAAGATTTTCTAATGCTCGCAAAACATCAGGAACAACAATCATTGGAGCATCTATTTTTTTCACTTCATCCAAACGATTCTCTGCAACAACTAAAACTCCAGCGCCTTGTGCGTAAGCATGTGCAGCAAAATCATGACCATCAAGATTATGCCCTTTAATACAGAAAAAAACATCACCTTTTATAAGAGTTCGGCTATCAATAGAAATCCCAGGAAAAATTTCTGGTAAACATCCAACTGTAAAACCATTCATCGCAGAAATGAGTGCCTGCTTATCCCATAAAGCTATCATTTTTTAGTTCCTTTAAAGCAGCAATCACTTTCAAACGATCTGAAAAAGGATATGTTTTTTTCCCTATAATTTGTCCATTCTCGTGACCTTTTCCTGCAATAATTAATGTATCTCCAGCTTTCAGCAATCCCACCGCATAATAAATTGCTTCACCGCGATCCGCTATTTCTATTGCTTCCGGTATTGCTTGTAAAATATCTTTTCGAATTTTCTCCGGAGCTTCTGTGCGAGGGTTATCATCCGTTACAATCACAATATCAGCTGTATTTCCTGCAATTTTTCCCATCAAAGCTCTTTTTCCTTGATCGCGATCACCACCACAACCAAAAACAAGAATCAAACGTCCTTGTGTAAAAGGACGAACAGAAAGTAATACCTGCTCTAAAGCCTCTGGCTTATGCGCATAATCAACGTAAACAGGAGCACCATCTTCCGTTTCTCCAATCAATTCTAACCGACCAGGTGCTCCTTGTAACTTTTCAAGAGAGCGAAAAACCATATCTGGAGGTGCATGTGTTGCAATGGCCAAACCTGCAGCTATAAGTGCATTAGCTACTTGAAAATCCCCAGCAAGATGCAAATCAAATGTATAAATATTATTTCCCATCTGGCATTCGACACATTGTTTTAATTGTTGATTTTCAACACGATTAAGTGTGATGAATTTTCCTGTACGTCCAATTGTCAAAATTGGTCGGTGAGCTTGTATAACAACATCGATAACCTTTTGTGAGTAAATATCATCTGCAAAAATAAGAGCAGGTGCATCTTGTGGTAAAAGCGTATCAAATAATCTCATCTTAGCATAAAAATAATCCTCTATGCACTTGTGATAATCCATATGATCACGCCCTAAATTAGTAAAAGCAGCCGCAGCTAAACGCACTCCATCAATCCGACATTGATCAAGTCCATGTGAAGAAGCTTCAAGAGCTGCATGTGTAACACCTTCATTGGCAAATTCACATAATAAACGCTGCAATATCACTGGATCAGGTGTGGTTAGAGAACCAAGATCTTGACGTTTAGGGGAAACAACACCCACTGTTCCTATACTAGCAGCGCAAAAACCAACATATTTCCAAATTTGCCGAACAAAAGATACAACCGATGTCTTACCGCTTGTACCTGTAACAGCCACTATTGTTTCAGGTTGAGAATCATAAAAACGGGCGGCAGCTATAGCTAAACTATGGCGCACATCCAAAACACGGACAACGGGAACAAGTGAATTCTCAAAAACAAAATCATGATCTGTAACGATTACCCGTGCACCACGCTTTACAGCATCATTTACATACTCTCTGCCATCCTTTTGATTTCCCTTAAGCGCCACAAAAACATAACCTGGCAATATTTGACGAGAATCGGCGCTTATCCCTGTAATTTCAATTGATGCAAGATAATTATCTTTAATACACTCTATAAATAATTCTCCAAGCAACATAATTATTTACCTTTATATTAATTTTCTACTACCGTTTTCGATAGTCAAAAATCGCTTTTTGTTCTTATAATTGGTTCATATTCTTTCCTAAAATCCGGTTCTACTCCAAGAAAAATAG of Bartonella sp. JB63 contains these proteins:
- a CDS encoding D-alanine--D-alanine ligase, producing the protein MKGKHIAVLMGGLSSERSVSLSSGSACANVLKAHDYYVTCVDVDSRIASVLEKLQPHIAFNALHGSFGEDGRIQGILEYLKIPYTHSGVMASALAMDKGRAKIIAASVGVPVAPSYVMSRFSIGSEHPLEPPYVIKPVREGSSFGVVIVSDDEICPPRNIASSEWKYEDEVIVEKYIPGRELTCAVLGDEVLDVCEIIPDQHFQFYDYDSKYKSGGSIHICPAQLSLNIYQKVQRISLAAHQAIGCRGVSRSDFRFNEETEELIWLEINTQPGMTATSLVPDIAKASGRTYSDIVKWIVEDASCMR
- the murB gene encoding UDP-N-acetylmuramate dehydrogenase; the encoded protein is MMSFQPIDGEGLLKKLQPALSGIQGKLTPNFDMRKVTWFRTGGFAEIFYQPSNEADLVLFFQSLPESIPVTIVGIGSNLLVRDGGIPGVVIRLSAKGFGQLKRVSSKRFLVGAAVAGKHLAAAALEAELSGFHFYHGIPGGCGGALKMNAGANGIETAERVIEVYAIDRKGQYHILSVNDIHYSYRCCDIPDNFVVTAALLEGEQGNRNRIRAAMNEVVLHRQKVQPIREKTGGSTFRNPVGTSAWRVIDEAGCRGLEVGGAQISKMHCNFMINTGQATGYDLEKLGEVVRARVFAHSGHLLQWEIQRIGQFEQGRVVPSFNSE
- the murC gene encoding UDP-N-acetylmuramate--L-alanine ligase; protein product: MKMPLNIGLIHFIGIGGIGMSGIAEVLHNLGYKVQGSDQTHNANVERLKNKGINIYLGHHAENLGAAEVVIISTAIKKTNPEYIAAKKRHLPIVKRAEMLAELMRFRRTIAIGGTHGKTTTTSMVAALLDSGRFDPIVINGGIINAYGTNARMGGGNWMVVEADESDGTFLKLPADIAVVTNIDVEHLDHYGNFNALREAFRQFVENVPFYGFAVMCLDHPEVQTLASRIHDRWVVTYGANPQADVRFLNLSMEGQKTRFDILIRSQKKGEKTEINNLILPMSGKHNVSNATAAIAVAHELGVSPEAIKKGLAEFGGVKRRFTKTGDWNGVEIFDDYGHHPTEIKAVLHAARESAQGRVIAVVQPHRYTRLYHLFDDFSACFNDADTVMITPVYGAGEEPIAGFSSKELVEHIQMAGHRDVRLINTLEDVTSIVSTLAKSGDYVVFLGAGCITQWAYALPNQLVVLDNNDELSAD
- the murG gene encoding undecaprenyldiphospho-muramoylpentapeptide beta-N-acetylglucosaminyltransferase produces the protein MKHKKVIVLAAGGTGGHLFPAEALAVELRERGYDVHLTTDERARRFLRHFDEEHVHIISSATFVRCRPFALIKTFWYLLKGMFQSWMLFCKLRPVLVGGFGGYPTFPPVLVATLMGYKTFIHEQNAVMGRANRLLASRVNAIAGGLLSANSIYDYKTFLTGNPVRKSVLQAAKIPYRSSTGEQPFHFLVFGGSQGAAFFSQVVPGAVALLDQNIRERLRIVQQVYDETVDLMKIYHDMGVQAEIARFFDNMAEHIAQSHFIMSRAGASTVCEIAVIGRPALLIPYPYALDHDQEENAVKLSEMGGAQIIIEKDLNTQTLASLLTKVCYEPHLLEKQALAAKNVGQPHATVILANMIEALIQGRSLSDIKKEFFDENAA
- a CDS encoding FtsW/RodA/SpoVE family cell cycle protein, which gives rise to MITRTDRGPISDWWWTIDRSIFTACLILMGIGIMLSFAASPSVAKKIGIADSFYFVRWHIIFSIPAFVTMITISFFSPRNIRRLCILLLITNLILMIATLLFGLELKGARRWISICGVSLQASEFMKPAFVIISAWLFAIQVKHKGILTYMLVIALYVICCMLLVLQPDIGQTLLISATWGGLFFVAGVPLIIIFLFLILGILGGFLVYFFVHHVHERINGFLTGEGNTFQVDVGREAILNGGWFGRGPGEGTVKRIIPDSHTDFVFSVAAEEYGIILCLLITALFGFIVIRSLYLALNTRDIFIRFGITGMAMIIGFQSAINMAVNLHLMPPKGMTLPFISYGGSSMIAIAISIGILLSLTRRWPEARVSTFLLTSVSDSAYET
- the murD gene encoding UDP-N-acetylmuramoyl-L-alanine--D-glutamate ligase, with the translated sequence MISVECYKGQKVAVFGLGQSGIATAKVLISCGTEVVAWDDNFSSVEAACKENIPTKNLYHEDWSEFVALILTPGIPLTYPRPHWVVEKARQENIEIIGDIELFVRARNLFLQQHGFCDWDVPFIAITGTNGKSTTTALLSHLLEKMGYDVQTGGNIGTAILKLKPFVKKRIYVIECSSFQIELAPSLQPTVGLLLNLTPDHIDRHGSFEHYTQVKERVISKASRALISFDSLACRALYQKLFDEGYQIEPVSKERFIKNGFYVEGTKLFSVRHGYRHLLADLTNMTSLRGNHNAGNALMALATLQMLKITTLDIEEHLTSYLGLPHRMQQVCKIGSILFINDSKATNAEASASALATFNNIFWIVGGQAKEGGIDALKGFFYKIRKAYLIGTAAENFARIIGSSFPFSMSLTLENAVREATSDATCDVTQDAVILFSPACASYDQFKNYEVRGETFVSLVMQLKRKDL
- the mraY gene encoding phospho-N-acetylmuramoyl-pentapeptide-transferase, coding for MMLFFSLFNDWIPGVNVFRYITFRTVAAILTSGLIVFLFGPSIISFLKSRQGQGQPIRADGPQTHFKKAGTPTMGGLMILIGIMVSAFLWCDLLNIYFWVSLFVMLSFGMIGFYDDYLKVTKKTHKGFSGKARLSLEFIIAVVACFIILKVGSPGLALPFVKDYFINLSWFFIPFTACVIVGTGNAVNLADGLDGLAIVPVMIVSLSFALIAYLAGNVNFADYLQIHYVAGTGELAVLLGAVFGAGLGFLWFNAPPAAIFMGDTGSLALGGLLGLVAVATKHEIVLAVIGGLFVLEAMSVIIQVGWFKLTKKRVFLMAPIHHHFEKKGWTESQIVIRFWIIAIVLALIGLSTLKLR
- a CDS encoding UDP-N-acetylmuramoylalanyl-D-glutamyl-2,6-diaminopimelate--D-alanyl-D-alanine ligase, encoding MIALWDKQALISAMNGFTVGCLPEIFPGISIDSRTLIKGDVFFCIKGHNLDGHDFAAHAYAQGAGVLVVAENRLDEVKKIDAPMIVVPDVLRALENLAQAARKRSKAKIIAITGSVGKTTTKEALKQALETVGKVHANLASFNNCWGVPLTLARMPIDSDYGIFEIGMNHKDEIRPLVNLVRPHVVLITRIAAGHMEFFKNLEEIADAKAEIFEGLDKDGIALLNADDHFFSYLLQKAKQCGVNEIRSFGQSNCADYQAKEVRLLENCSCMIVHLDQKDIMIKIGAPGQHMVQNGLSVLAACDAVGADLAYVTLALGRFSLKKGRGALYKLSLPNGGVFHLIDESYNANPASMRAALDLLATGPIGVSGRRIAILGDMLELGNHSEKLHRDLLEPICVSGAHLVFLVGKEMKFLANDLSAYVNVYHAENIEEILPLVFSEISNGDLIMIKSSHRIYLSNIVTVILDRYKVISL